The DNA region TTCGCGCCAGCTGTCATCCGGTCCATGTGCCAGCCGCGCGCCGATCCATTCGGCCGCCGCCTGCCTGTCACTCGGCAACATGTTTATTCCTTGTCTCCCACCACCCCGATCTTCGGCAGGGTCATATCGCCCCAGTGCCCGATCAGGCGGATCGCCAGACCGATAGCAAAGAGCAATTGCAAGCTCAGATAATTGACATACACCAGCTGATCCAGCACATACAGGCCGCCGGCCACCAGAATCGATACCGTGCCATAGAAGTCTTCATGCAGGATGAACGGGATGTCATTGACCATCATGTCCCGCACCACCCCGCCGCCGACTGCCGTGATGAAACCGAGCAGGACCACGCCAAAGGCGTTGAGGTCATACATCAGGCCAACTTGCGCGCCGGTAATGCTGAAGGCGACCAGCCCGAGCGAGTCGGCCACGATGAAGGCACGATAGAAGGTCTGGCTCTCGCGTTTGTGCAGCCCGGTCATCCACGACAGTAGCAGGGTGATCGAAATGATCACCACGTTGGTGTAA from Paludibacterium sp. B53371 includes:
- a CDS encoding trimeric intracellular cation channel family protein; the protein is MDIASRLNLMEWISAIGTVAFAFSGYLVGVKKRLDLLGILIVALLTGIGGGIIRDVLVHRVPVVFYDYTNVVIISITLLLSWMTGLHKRESQTFYRAFIVADSLGLVAFSITGAQVGLMYDLNAFGVVLLGFITAVGGGVVRDMMVNDIPFILHEDFYGTVSILVAGGLYVLDQLVYVNYLSLQLLFAIGLAIRLIGHWGDMTLPKIGVVGDKE